One window from the genome of Candidatus Didemnitutus sp. encodes:
- a CDS encoding GxxExxY protein, with amino-acid sequence MDTNGHESEPILHKELVYSVVGCAMEVLNGLGHGLHEKPYENALVVEFGLKGLPLEQQRRFPIHYKSVQVSEYVPDLLVASNLVVDAKVIDRITDVERGQMLNYLRITKLRVGVILNFKLPKLEWERVVL; translated from the coding sequence ATGGACACGAATGGACACGAATCCGAACCGATCCTGCACAAGGAATTGGTGTATTCGGTCGTGGGCTGTGCGATGGAGGTGCTCAACGGACTCGGGCACGGTCTGCACGAGAAACCTTACGAGAACGCGCTGGTCGTCGAGTTCGGCCTGAAAGGGCTCCCGCTCGAACAACAGCGCAGGTTTCCGATTCACTACAAGTCGGTGCAGGTTAGTGAATATGTGCCGGACCTGCTTGTCGCCTCCAATCTCGTGGTGGACGCGAAGGTGATCGACCGCATCACGGACGTCGAGCGAGGTCAGATGTTGAATTATCTTCGCATCACCAAGCTCCGCGTCGGCGTCATTCTCAATTTCAAACTCCCGAAGCTCGAATGGGAGCGCGTAGTCCTCTGA